The proteins below are encoded in one region of Micromonospora yangpuensis:
- a CDS encoding VOC family protein, with the protein MSRVTRMNHIGVPVSDLARSVRWYEDVLGIAPNGVTISASNPAIGAVVEVENASMRASFALAGDNVLLELIQYDSPQPKPFTGRNSDVGVMHLCFEVDDLEAAHRDLVERGVHVNADPVVLQDGDGVEAGALAGTKILYLRDPDGIQLELFELPS; encoded by the coding sequence ATGAGCAGAGTGACCAGAATGAACCATATTGGTGTGCCAGTCAGCGATCTGGCCCGGTCGGTGAGGTGGTACGAGGACGTCCTCGGCATCGCGCCGAACGGCGTGACGATCTCGGCCTCGAACCCGGCGATCGGTGCTGTCGTCGAGGTCGAGAACGCGTCGATGCGGGCATCGTTCGCGCTGGCCGGTGACAACGTCCTCCTGGAACTCATCCAGTACGACAGCCCGCAGCCGAAGCCTTTCACCGGACGCAACAGCGACGTCGGGGTGATGCACCTGTGCTTCGAGGTCGACGACCTCGAGGCGGCGCACCGCGATCTGGTGGAGCGAGGCGTGCACGTCAACGCCGATCCGGTGGTGCTCCAGGACGGCGACGGCGTCGAAGCGGGGGCGCTGGCCGGCACGAAGATCCTCTATCTGCGCGACCCCGACGGCATCCAGCTGGAGTTGTTCGAGCTGCCCTCGTAG
- a CDS encoding multicopper oxidase family protein has translation MRRRAVLKAFGWGIGGAVALGGGGFGAYYLSAKRDTVGKIAFDTALSIPALAESRTDASGTRVFTLDIQPGETRFKAGKATRTWGVNGTYLGPTIRARRGERIEFAVHNGLDEETSLHWHGMHLPAVMDGGPHQTIAAGATWEPRWTIDQAAATLWYHPHVHGATADHMYRGLAGLFIVDDDRVEALNLPSDYGVDDVPMIVQDRAFDGDQQFEQREPLAGSLGVIGDEILVNGTIGPYFDVTTRLVRLRLLNGSHARLYHFGFSDDRRFSLVATDGGLLAAPWETDRLYLSPGERAEIVVAFEPGERVELRSYPAEHGGVLGRLDGFDDRFDICQFRAADSLSGDAAVPAVLGVAPDLAARPVAQERSFVLASNRINGRSMAMDRIDFGVREGTVEVWEVTNDNGYVHNFHVHDVQFQVLTVDGRAPEPPLRGWKDTVLLVQGKRYRLALRFRDHTDPNMPYMYHCHLLAHEDDGMMGQFVVLGEGEQVGVPPGHHRHP, from the coding sequence ATGAGGCGTCGTGCGGTGCTGAAGGCATTCGGGTGGGGAATCGGGGGCGCGGTCGCCCTGGGTGGCGGAGGCTTCGGCGCCTACTACCTGAGCGCGAAGCGGGACACCGTCGGGAAGATCGCCTTCGACACGGCACTGTCGATTCCCGCCCTGGCCGAGTCGAGGACGGACGCCTCGGGGACCCGTGTCTTCACCCTCGACATCCAGCCGGGCGAGACCCGGTTCAAGGCCGGGAAGGCCACCCGCACCTGGGGTGTGAACGGCACCTACCTGGGCCCGACGATCCGGGCTCGACGCGGCGAGCGGATCGAGTTCGCGGTGCACAACGGCCTCGACGAGGAGACCTCGCTGCACTGGCACGGCATGCACCTGCCGGCGGTGATGGACGGTGGCCCGCACCAGACGATCGCGGCCGGGGCGACCTGGGAACCGCGATGGACGATCGACCAGGCCGCCGCGACGCTCTGGTACCACCCGCACGTGCACGGTGCGACCGCCGACCACATGTACCGGGGCCTGGCGGGCCTGTTCATCGTCGACGACGACCGGGTCGAGGCGCTGAACCTGCCGTCGGACTACGGTGTCGACGACGTCCCGATGATCGTCCAGGACCGCGCGTTCGACGGAGACCAGCAGTTCGAGCAGCGGGAACCACTGGCGGGCTCGCTCGGGGTGATCGGCGACGAGATCCTCGTCAACGGCACGATCGGGCCGTACTTCGACGTCACCACCCGGCTCGTGCGGCTGCGGCTGCTGAACGGTTCCCACGCGCGCCTGTACCACTTCGGATTCTCCGACGACCGGCGTTTCTCGCTCGTCGCCACGGACGGTGGCCTGCTCGCCGCGCCGTGGGAGACCGACCGGCTGTACCTCTCGCCGGGGGAACGCGCGGAGATCGTGGTGGCCTTCGAGCCGGGAGAGCGGGTCGAGCTGCGTTCCTATCCGGCGGAGCACGGCGGGGTGCTGGGACGGCTCGACGGCTTCGACGACCGCTTCGACATCTGCCAGTTCCGGGCCGCGGATTCGCTGTCCGGCGACGCCGCCGTGCCCGCCGTGCTCGGCGTCGCCCCGGACCTCGCCGCCCGGCCGGTCGCCCAGGAGCGTTCCTTCGTGCTCGCGTCGAACCGGATCAACGGACGGTCGATGGCCATGGACCGCATCGACTTCGGGGTCCGGGAGGGCACCGTGGAGGTGTGGGAGGTCACCAACGACAACGGGTATGTGCACAACTTCCACGTCCACGACGTCCAGTTCCAGGTGCTGACGGTCGACGGCAGGGCGCCGGAACCACCGCTGCGCGGCTGGAAGGACACCGTCCTGCTCGTTCAGGGGAAGCGGTACCGGCTGGCGCTGCGCTTCCGGGACCACACCGACCCGAACATGCCGTACATGTACCACTGCCACCTGCTCGCCCACGAGGACGACGGCATGATGGGCCAGTTCGTCGTCCTGGGCGAGGGCGAGCAGGTCGGCGTCCCACCGGGCCACCACCGGCACCCGTGA
- a CDS encoding medium chain dehydrogenase/reductase family protein gives MTNAVTTSTTEIVLPGVVDPTGLEVRTRELPAPAAGQVVLRMAATGVSFAEQQMRRGKYYDQPPFPFVPGYDLVGTVTAGGPGVDASLTGRRFAAVTKIGAWATHVLIEAADLVPVPDGVSPAAAETVVVNGITAWQMLHRLATVRAGGVIVVLGANGGVGSTLVQLARHAGIRVIGTASTRHHDAVRALGATPVDYRDPGMYERIRALAPDGVDAVFDHVGGPGVERSWQLLRKGGTLVSYGTAATKDETGNSRLPVLKLFAQLKLWHTLPNHRSAYFYNFWAGHRDLATFRRNLAEDLTQVFRLLADGVLHPQIAAEIPLAEAASALMLAESRTVAGKVILVP, from the coding sequence ATGACCAACGCCGTCACCACGAGCACGACCGAGATAGTCCTACCGGGCGTGGTCGACCCGACCGGGCTGGAGGTGCGCACCCGCGAGCTGCCTGCGCCGGCTGCGGGACAGGTCGTCCTGCGGATGGCGGCGACCGGTGTGTCGTTCGCCGAACAGCAGATGCGCCGGGGCAAGTACTACGACCAGCCGCCGTTCCCCTTCGTACCCGGGTACGACCTGGTCGGCACCGTCACCGCCGGCGGGCCCGGCGTGGACGCGAGCCTGACCGGACGCCGGTTCGCCGCCGTCACCAAGATCGGCGCGTGGGCCACCCATGTGCTCATCGAGGCCGCCGACCTGGTCCCGGTGCCGGACGGGGTGTCCCCCGCCGCCGCGGAGACCGTGGTCGTCAACGGCATCACCGCCTGGCAGATGCTGCACCGGCTGGCCACGGTCCGCGCCGGGGGCGTCATCGTCGTGCTGGGGGCCAACGGCGGGGTCGGCTCCACGCTCGTCCAGCTGGCCCGGCACGCCGGCATCCGCGTGATCGGCACCGCGTCGACGCGACACCACGACGCGGTACGCGCGCTGGGCGCCACCCCCGTCGACTACCGCGACCCGGGCATGTACGAGCGGATCAGGGCGTTGGCGCCGGACGGGGTGGACGCGGTGTTCGACCACGTGGGCGGCCCCGGCGTGGAACGGTCCTGGCAGTTGCTCCGCAAGGGCGGCACGCTGGTGTCCTACGGCACGGCGGCGACGAAGGACGAGACGGGCAACTCGCGGCTGCCCGTGCTGAAGCTGTTCGCGCAGCTGAAGCTCTGGCACACCCTGCCCAACCACCGCAGCGCCTACTTCTACAACTTCTGGGCGGGCCACCGCGATCTGGCGACCTTCCGGCGGAACCTGGCCGAGGACCTGACCCAGGTGTTCCGGTTGCTCGCCGACGGCGTCCTCCACCCGCAGATCGCCGCGGAGATCCCGCTGGCCGAGGCCGCGTCGGCGCTGATGCTCGCCGAGTCCCGCACCGTCGCCGGCAAAGTCATCCTGGTGCCCTGA